CGCCCGGCAGGAACGCAGGTGGCAGCCGCGTCTGCGTGAGGTTCTGCCCGGCCTCGGGCAGCAGCCCGGTCACCGGCAGGACGAAGACGAGGGCGGCGATCGCCACCAGCGGTACCGACAGCCAGAACACCGAGGTGCGGGCCCGCCGGTTCTTCCGGCTCCCGGACGCGGCCCGCGTGCCGGAGACCGTGCCGGGGGTCGCGGCGGGGTCGACGTCGAGGCTGCTCATTGCGATCTCACCTCACCCTCGGGTCGACGACGGAGTGGATCACGTCGACGAGCAGGTTCAACAGGACGAACGTGACGGCGCCGAACACGACGATGGCCTGCACCAGCGGGAAGTCGCGGAACTGAACCGCCTGGAGGGCGAGTTGGCCGAGGCCCGGCCACGAGAACACGTACTCGACGGCGACGGCCCCCGACAGCAGGATTCCGGTCTGCAGCACGACGATGGTCAGCACCGGCATCAACGCGTTCTTGAACGCGTGCCGCCACACGATGCTCGCCCGGCCCAGCCCGCGCGCGCGGGCCGAGTCGATGAACGGCTCGGCGAGGGCCTCGCTCATGGACGCCCGCGTCAGCCGGGCGATGTGCGCCATCGGATACAGCGACATCGTCAGGCTCGGCAGGATCAGGTGGCGCGGCGTCCCCGACTGGCCGGCCGGGAGCCATCCCAGCTTCACCGCGAACAGGACGACGAACATCATCCCGAGCCAGAACACCGGGATGGACTGGCCGAGGAGAGCAACGGTGGAGGCCGCCCTGTCCCACCACGTTCCTTCGCGGGTGGCCGCGAGAACTCCCAGCGGAACGCCGATCAGGACCGCGATGGCCATACCCGCCCCGACCAACTGCAGCGTGAACGGCAGCCGGTCGAGGATCAGCGTGGTGTTGGCCTGGTAGAACTGCAGCGACTCGCCGAGGTCGCCGGTGAAGACGCCCTTGAAGTAATCGAGGTACTGGGTGAGCAGCGGCCGGTCCAGGCCGAGCTGCTGCCGCAGCGCCTCACGCTGCTCGGGCGGGGCCGTGGGCCCGAGAATGTTCGCGGTCGGGTCGCCCGACAGGCGGCCGAGCGCGAACGCCATCGTCAGGGCGATGAACAGGGACGCGAACAGCGTCGCGACGCGGACGGCGGCGCGCCGGAGGCGGGCGGCCTTCATCGGCGGGCCCTCCATCGCGCTCCGGGCATCGCGGCGATCAGTTCGCGCGTGTAGGCGTCGGCGGAGTCGGTAAAGACGGTCTCGCAGGGGCCGGACTCCACGACCCGGCCGCGCCGCATGACGTGGACGGTCTCACAGACCGACCGGACCACCGCGAGGTC
The sequence above is drawn from the Actinomadura hallensis genome and encodes:
- a CDS encoding ABC transporter permease; the protein is MKAARLRRAAVRVATLFASLFIALTMAFALGRLSGDPTANILGPTAPPEQREALRQQLGLDRPLLTQYLDYFKGVFTGDLGESLQFYQANTTLILDRLPFTLQLVGAGMAIAVLIGVPLGVLAATREGTWWDRAASTVALLGQSIPVFWLGMMFVVLFAVKLGWLPAGQSGTPRHLILPSLTMSLYPMAHIARLTRASMSEALAEPFIDSARARGLGRASIVWRHAFKNALMPVLTIVVLQTGILLSGAVAVEYVFSWPGLGQLALQAVQFRDFPLVQAIVVFGAVTFVLLNLLVDVIHSVVDPRVR